A genomic region of Streptomyces rimosus contains the following coding sequences:
- a CDS encoding maltokinase N-terminal cap-like domain-containing protein, which yields MSETASTRAIRSPHDRLSITAPTLLTSLAPLLTEWLPRQRWFAGKGRPISGFQLVSATELLPCAAGGATPGLLHLLVRAQQSASPPGAPQPVPKEGPAEAAAGPSGGPAATADCYQLLLGVHSALPPQLAPAVIGRPASGPLHGRTVYDALLDARLCALLLERLRVPGRLGGLRFRRVPDSTISSGMPARPVAVEQSNSSVVYGDAYILKVFRRTAPGLNPDLELPLALARAKCARVPAPAAWFETDPGPGEGEPVTLGVLQPYLAGSADGWQLALNALAVQADFTSSARALGHATAEVHTALAETLPTTELYRPQLDAIAAQMNERLVATARVVPALRPYSARLRTAFDDLAALGHDGRAWPAQRIHGDLHLGQTLRTADEGRWSLIDFEGEPSRPLAERRRPQPAVRDVAAMLRSFDYAARSGPSGGDPWSLEWARRTRAAYCLGYAEAGGLDPRSAPELMRAYETDKAVYEVLYEARHRPNWLPVPMAAVRRLAGAPASRGPGGGDPGPDLDGAGGRA from the coding sequence ATGTCGGAGACCGCCTCGACCCGTGCCATCCGCAGTCCGCACGACCGCCTCTCGATCACCGCACCCACGCTGCTCACCTCCCTCGCCCCCCTGCTGACCGAATGGCTGCCGCGGCAGCGCTGGTTCGCCGGCAAAGGGCGGCCGATCTCGGGGTTCCAGCTGGTGTCGGCGACCGAGCTGCTGCCGTGCGCGGCGGGTGGCGCCACACCGGGGCTGCTGCACCTGCTCGTACGGGCCCAGCAGTCGGCGTCGCCCCCCGGGGCCCCGCAGCCGGTGCCGAAGGAGGGCCCCGCCGAAGCGGCCGCGGGGCCGTCCGGCGGGCCGGCGGCCACCGCGGACTGCTACCAACTCCTGCTGGGCGTGCACAGCGCGCTGCCGCCGCAGCTCGCCCCCGCCGTGATCGGCCGCCCCGCGAGCGGCCCGCTGCACGGCCGTACGGTCTACGACGCCCTGCTCGACGCGCGGCTGTGCGCGCTCCTGCTGGAGCGGCTGCGGGTGCCGGGGCGGCTCGGCGGGCTGCGGTTCCGCCGGGTGCCCGACAGCACCATCTCCTCGGGGATGCCCGCCCGCCCGGTCGCCGTCGAGCAGTCCAACTCCTCGGTGGTGTACGGCGACGCGTACATCCTCAAGGTCTTCCGGCGCACCGCGCCCGGCCTCAACCCGGACCTGGAACTGCCGCTGGCGCTGGCGCGCGCCAAGTGCGCACGGGTCCCGGCGCCCGCCGCGTGGTTCGAGACCGACCCGGGGCCCGGCGAGGGCGAGCCGGTGACGCTGGGCGTGCTCCAGCCGTACCTGGCCGGCTCGGCCGACGGCTGGCAGCTGGCCCTCAACGCCCTCGCCGTACAGGCCGACTTCACCAGCTCGGCGCGGGCGCTCGGGCACGCCACCGCCGAGGTGCACACCGCGCTCGCCGAGACGCTGCCCACCACCGAGCTGTACCGCCCCCAACTCGACGCCATCGCCGCGCAGATGAACGAACGGCTGGTGGCCACCGCGCGGGTGGTGCCCGCGCTGCGGCCGTACTCCGCCCGGCTGCGCACCGCCTTCGACGACCTGGCGGCACTCGGGCACGACGGGCGCGCCTGGCCCGCCCAGCGCATCCACGGCGACCTGCACCTGGGCCAGACGCTGCGGACCGCCGACGAGGGCCGCTGGTCGCTGATCGACTTCGAGGGCGAGCCGTCCCGGCCGCTGGCCGAGCGGCGGCGCCCACAGCCCGCGGTGCGCGACGTGGCGGCCATGCTGCGCTCGTTCGACTACGCGGCGCGCAGCGGCCCTTCCGGCGGCGACCCCTGGTCGCTGGAGTGGGCGCGGCGCACCCGGGCCGCCTACTGCCTCGGGTACGCCGAGGCCGGCGGGCTCGATCCGCGCTCGGCGCCCGAGCTGATGCGCGCGTACGAGACCGACAAGGCCGTGTACGAAGTGCTGTACGAGGCCCGCCACCGGCCGAACTGGCTGCCCGTACCGATGGCCGCGGTGCGGCGGCTCGCCGGGGCGCCGGCGTCCCGGGGGCCCGGCGGCGGCGATCCGGGACCGGACCTGGACGGCGCCGGTGGACGCGCATGA
- the treS gene encoding maltose alpha-D-glucosyltransferase, producing the protein MIVNEPVPDKFEDTPAKDRDPDWFKRAVFYEVLVRSFQDSNGDGIGDLKGITAKLDYLQWLGVDCLWLPPFFKSPLRDGGYDVSDYTAVLPEFGDLADFVEFVDAAHQRGMRVIIDFVMNHTSDQHPWFQESRTDPDGPYGDYYVWADDDKQYQDARIIFVDTEASNWTFDPVRKQYFWHRFFSHQPDLNYENPAVQEEMLSALRFWLDLGIDGFRLDAVPYLYAEEGTNCENLPASHAFLKHVRAEIDAHYPDTVLLAEANQWPEDVVDYFGDYSKGGDECHMAFHFPVMPRIFMAVRRESRYPVSEILAKTPEIPANCQWGIFLRNHDELTLEMVTDEERDYMYAEYAKDPRMRANIGIRRRLAPLLDNDRNQIELFTALLLSLPGSPILYYGDEIGMGDNIWLGDRDAVRTPMQWTPDRNAGFSSCDPGRLFLPTIMDPVYGYQVTNVEASMSSPSSLLHWTRRMIEIRKQNPAFGLGTYTELPSSNPAVLAFLREYQDDLVLCVHNFSRFAQPTELDLRTFNGRHPVELIGGVRFPPIGEWPYLLTLAGHGFYWFRLRRGAV; encoded by the coding sequence TTGATCGTCAACGAGCCCGTCCCGGACAAGTTCGAGGACACCCCGGCCAAGGACCGCGATCCCGACTGGTTCAAACGGGCCGTCTTCTACGAGGTCCTGGTGCGCTCCTTCCAGGACAGCAACGGTGACGGCATCGGCGACCTCAAGGGCATCACGGCCAAACTGGACTATCTCCAGTGGCTGGGCGTGGACTGCCTGTGGCTGCCGCCGTTCTTCAAGTCGCCGCTGCGCGACGGCGGTTACGACGTCTCCGACTACACCGCCGTCCTGCCGGAATTCGGCGACCTGGCGGACTTCGTGGAGTTCGTGGACGCCGCGCACCAGCGCGGGATGCGGGTGATCATCGACTTCGTCATGAACCACACCAGCGACCAGCACCCGTGGTTCCAGGAGTCCCGCACCGACCCGGACGGGCCGTACGGCGATTACTACGTCTGGGCCGACGACGACAAGCAGTACCAGGACGCGCGGATCATCTTCGTCGACACCGAGGCGTCGAACTGGACCTTCGACCCGGTGCGCAAGCAGTACTTCTGGCACCGCTTCTTCTCCCACCAGCCGGACCTGAACTACGAGAACCCGGCCGTCCAGGAGGAGATGCTCTCCGCCCTGCGCTTCTGGCTGGACCTGGGGATCGACGGGTTCCGGCTGGACGCGGTCCCGTACCTGTACGCCGAGGAGGGCACCAACTGCGAGAACCTCCCTGCCTCGCACGCCTTCCTCAAGCACGTACGGGCGGAGATCGACGCGCATTACCCCGACACGGTGCTGCTGGCCGAGGCCAACCAGTGGCCGGAGGACGTCGTCGACTATTTCGGCGACTACTCCAAGGGCGGGGACGAATGCCACATGGCGTTCCATTTCCCGGTCATGCCGCGCATCTTCATGGCGGTCCGGCGGGAATCGCGCTACCCGGTCTCGGAAATCCTGGCGAAGACCCCGGAGATTCCGGCCAACTGCCAGTGGGGCATCTTCCTGCGCAACCACGACGAGCTGACGCTGGAAATGGTCACGGACGAAGAGCGTGACTATATGTATGCGGAATATGCCAAGGACCCGCGCATGCGGGCCAATATCGGCATCCGCCGCCGGCTGGCCCCGCTGCTGGACAACGACCGCAACCAGATCGAGCTCTTCACCGCGCTGCTGCTGTCGCTGCCCGGCTCGCCGATCCTCTATTACGGCGACGAGATCGGCATGGGCGACAACATCTGGCTCGGCGACCGGGACGCGGTCCGCACGCCGATGCAGTGGACGCCCGACCGGAACGCCGGTTTCTCCTCCTGCGACCCCGGCCGGCTCTTCCTGCCGACCATCATGGACCCGGTCTACGGCTATCAGGTCACCAACGTCGAGGCGTCGATGTCCTCGCCGTCGTCGCTGCTCCACTGGACCCGCCGCATGATCGAGATCCGGAAGCAGAACCCGGCCTTCGGCCTCGGCACCTACACCGAACTCCCCTCGTCCAACCCCGCGGTGCTGGCCTTCCTGCGCGAATACCAGGACGACCTGGTGCTGTGCGTGCACAATTTCTCGCGATTCGCGCAGCCCACCGAACTGGACCTGCGGACATTCAACGGCCGCCACCCGGTCGAGCTGATCGGCGGCGTCCGTTTCCCGCCCATCGGGGAATGGCCCTATCTGCTGACCCTGGCCGGCCACGGCTTCTATTGGTTCCGGCTGCGGAGGGGGGCGGTCTAG